A single region of the Pararhodospirillum photometricum DSM 122 genome encodes:
- a CDS encoding methyl-accepting chemotaxis protein, whose translation MYQKMRLWAKIMVSMGVAITLVTFTLTLTGLQTLDAVILETEHSALESNALDILQTIALEKERGESLARLVAALPDVQERFARGDRDGLQAMLGEAYRTLSASYGVEQFQFHSPPATTFLRLHKPESYGDDLSGFRHTVVAANQTLRPAGGLEQGVSGLGIRAVVPVMFQGRHVGSVEFGLSFGKAFLETFKSQRNVDAGLYLIDQEKITPVAATAEGGSFSPPSVLLAAFGGEPQFYRTSLQAGQKGTQGTEKETPRAVYVFAVPDYAGRPFGVIELAVDRSPFVRTFEAARNTAILIGLGTLGVGLLLSLVTARGLTRRITMLISGVHHVAKGDLSVSIPQRGQDELGDLAQATDQMRGQLHDLALKVRSHARAVNGAVGDITGAVEGQAATSSQMSASVAEITSTMEELSASSTQIAEHSKAVVDIATTTYENAKKGSEAMALVMAKMNDIAGDNQNSLHEILELGTKSKEISKVMEIITAVADQTKLIAFNAALEAASAGDAGRRFGVVAAEIRRLADSVTESTQEIESKINHIQDSISRLVITSEKGATGIVAGREATLVTAGRLEDLVDAARQTTSAAQQISLSTQQQRTASTQVVIALREIVSASSHTAQSLTRVSEVSHDMARLSGELGTLVERFQLRETSGD comes from the coding sequence ATGTATCAAAAAATGCGTCTATGGGCCAAAATCATGGTCTCCATGGGCGTGGCCATCACGCTGGTCACGTTCACGTTAACCTTGACGGGCCTGCAAACCCTCGATGCCGTCATCCTCGAGACAGAGCACAGCGCTCTGGAGAGCAACGCGCTCGATATTTTGCAAACCATCGCCCTGGAAAAGGAGCGAGGGGAATCCCTGGCCCGGCTCGTGGCCGCTCTGCCCGATGTCCAGGAACGTTTTGCCCGCGGTGATCGCGACGGCCTCCAGGCGATGCTAGGCGAGGCCTACCGCACTCTTTCGGCCTCCTATGGGGTCGAACAGTTCCAGTTTCATTCGCCCCCTGCCACCACCTTCCTCAGATTGCACAAACCCGAGAGCTATGGCGATGATCTCTCGGGCTTCCGCCACACGGTGGTCGCCGCCAACCAGACCCTTCGTCCGGCCGGCGGCCTGGAGCAAGGGGTGTCGGGCCTTGGCATCCGGGCGGTGGTTCCGGTGATGTTTCAAGGCCGGCACGTGGGCTCGGTGGAGTTCGGCCTGTCTTTTGGCAAGGCATTCCTGGAAACCTTCAAGTCCCAGCGCAATGTCGATGCCGGCCTGTATCTGATCGACCAGGAAAAGATTACCCCTGTGGCGGCCACGGCCGAGGGCGGTTCCTTCAGCCCCCCCAGCGTGTTGCTGGCCGCTTTTGGCGGTGAGCCCCAGTTTTACCGCACCTCCTTGCAAGCAGGCCAAAAAGGAACCCAGGGGACCGAGAAAGAGACCCCGCGAGCCGTCTATGTGTTCGCCGTGCCCGATTACGCCGGACGCCCGTTTGGCGTCATTGAGCTAGCCGTGGACCGCAGCCCCTTTGTGCGAACCTTTGAGGCGGCGCGCAATACCGCCATCCTCATCGGCCTGGGAACCCTAGGCGTGGGCCTGCTGCTGTCGCTGGTGACGGCGCGGGGCCTGACGCGGCGTATTACCATGCTGATCTCCGGGGTCCATCATGTGGCCAAGGGCGATCTCAGTGTCTCGATCCCCCAAAGAGGCCAAGATGAATTGGGTGATCTGGCCCAGGCCACGGATCAGATGCGGGGCCAGCTCCATGACCTCGCCCTCAAGGTGCGCTCCCACGCGCGGGCCGTGAATGGAGCGGTAGGCGATATCACGGGGGCCGTCGAGGGGCAGGCGGCGACGTCTAGCCAAATGTCGGCGTCGGTAGCCGAGATTACCTCGACCATGGAGGAGCTGTCGGCGTCCTCGACCCAGATCGCCGAACACTCGAAAGCGGTGGTGGATATTGCCACCACGACCTACGAAAACGCCAAGAAAGGCTCGGAAGCCATGGCCCTGGTCATGGCCAAAATGAATGATATTGCTGGGGACAACCAAAACAGCCTTCACGAAATCCTGGAGCTGGGAACCAAATCCAAGGAGATCAGCAAGGTGATGGAGATCATCACGGCGGTGGCCGACCAGACCAAATTGATCGCCTTCAATGCCGCCTTGGAAGCGGCGAGCGCCGGCGACGCGGGACGTCGCTTTGGCGTGGTGGCGGCCGAGATCCGGCGCCTTGCCGATTCCGTGACCGAGTCCACCCAGGAAATCGAAAGCAAGATCAATCACATCCAAGATTCGATCAGTCGCTTGGTCATCACCTCCGAAAAAGGGGCCACCGGCATCGTTGCCGGCCGTGAGGCGACCTTGGTCACCGCCGGGCGTCTTGAGGATCTGGTGGACGCCGCGCGCCAAACCACCAGCGCCGCCCAGCAGATTTCCCTCTCCACCCAGCAACAGCGCACGGCCTCGACCCAGGTGGTTATTGCCCTGCGCGAGATCGTTTCAGCCAGCAGCCACACGGCCCAATCCCTGACCCGGGTGTCGGAGGTCAGCCACGACATGGCCCGACTGTCGGGAGAACTGGGCACCTTGGTCGAACGCTTTCAGCTTCGGGAGACGTCGGGCGACTGA
- the cheB gene encoding chemotaxis-specific protein-glutamate methyltransferase CheB: MDKRIRVLLVDDSALARGLLRVVLENEPDFDIVGEARHGREAVDLARTLRPDLITMDLEMPVMGGLEAIETIMTSRAVPILVVSNEADAQNAYAAVARGALEVVPKPILGSPEQDDFVAKARLVAGVPVITHVRSLRLGTPPLPLPDSSSVTQGGALDALPGPPPAFVIASSTGGPQALARILSQLPPQFPCPVLIAQHIADGFAAGMADWLATISSVPVGLGGEGQRIQAGRVVIAPTECHLAVTPGRRLTLRPRGAQDVYRPSCDVLLESAATVFGRQCVGIILTGMGSDGARGLAAVRRAGGRTLAQNEATSVIFGMNRVAIEQGSVERVLPLDAIPAAMLQLAETLA, from the coding sequence ATGGACAAACGGATCCGCGTCCTTCTCGTGGACGACAGTGCCCTCGCCCGCGGACTGTTGCGGGTGGTGCTAGAGAACGAACCCGATTTTGATATTGTCGGCGAGGCGCGCCACGGCCGCGAGGCGGTGGATCTGGCGCGGACCTTGCGTCCCGACCTGATCACTATGGACCTGGAGATGCCGGTGATGGGGGGGCTGGAGGCCATTGAGACCATCATGACCAGCCGCGCCGTGCCGATCTTGGTGGTCAGCAACGAAGCCGATGCCCAAAACGCCTATGCGGCCGTGGCCCGGGGTGCCCTGGAGGTGGTCCCCAAACCCATCTTGGGCTCCCCGGAGCAGGACGATTTCGTGGCTAAGGCGCGGTTGGTGGCCGGTGTCCCGGTGATCACCCATGTTCGCTCCTTGCGCCTGGGAACGCCCCCCCTGCCCTTGCCCGACTCGTCCTCCGTCACGCAAGGGGGGGCTTTGGACGCCTTGCCAGGACCGCCCCCGGCGTTTGTCATTGCCTCGTCCACGGGAGGGCCGCAAGCCCTAGCGCGGATCTTGTCCCAGTTGCCGCCGCAGTTTCCCTGCCCGGTGCTGATTGCTCAACATATCGCCGATGGCTTTGCCGCCGGCATGGCCGACTGGCTGGCGACCATCTCCAGCGTGCCGGTAGGATTGGGCGGCGAGGGGCAGCGGATCCAGGCGGGGCGGGTGGTGATCGCCCCCACCGAATGCCATCTTGCCGTGACTCCGGGACGGCGCCTGACCTTGCGGCCGCGCGGCGCCCAGGATGTCTATCGCCCGTCTTGCGATGTCTTGTTGGAGAGCGCGGCGACCGTGTTTGGCCGCCAGTGCGTGGGCATTATCCTCACGGGCATGGGCAGTGACGGGGCACGGGGACTGGCGGCGGTGCGCCGGGCTGGCGGCCGTACCTTGGCCCAGAACGAAGCGACCTCGGTGATCTTTGGCATGAACAGGGTGGCCATTGAGCAAGGCTCGGTGGAGCGGGTCCTACCGCTCGACGCCATCCCCGCCGCCATGCTTCAGTTGGCGGAGACCCTGGCATGA
- a CDS encoding CheR family methyltransferase, whose product MIPLLETFKALIRERCGLTFDGVGEEPLVLALERRLAATGLEAGGYLTRLGHDESEFAELVSLLTINETYFFREPEHISLFTQTLLPRLLAQRGGTPVRVLSAGCSTGEEPYSLAMALLETHGEAARHLVSITGADIDRVALARAREGRYGTFSFRTLEAHRRARFFSPEGRIAPEVAAMVHFTTLNLLAPPEPEETEGYDIIFCRNVFIYFETPTRRTILTYLRQRLRTPGFLLVGLSETLANDLGVLPLVQEDGLFYFEMRSPVPATASTPLASPPRMPAPALPSPLLARSAPSFFPPAPKTPLEPGRPSLAPPLPSSPRDPVREARRLIQDKNPAQARAVLAPALRVAPEGDTSLRLLDAFALLHLRETDAAERAAARVLESNPWSIEASLILGFAARARGNTPDAVRWFKQAVYARHNCWVAQYYLGEAHRAAGADELARRAYRLALVHLDAHPDPDGGLGLPLGLPVREVRFLCERHAALAEKR is encoded by the coding sequence ATGATCCCCTTGCTCGAGACCTTCAAGGCTCTGATCCGCGAGCGGTGTGGTCTGACCTTCGACGGCGTGGGAGAGGAACCGCTGGTCCTGGCCCTGGAACGCCGGTTGGCGGCCACGGGACTGGAGGCTGGGGGATATCTGACCCGTCTTGGGCACGATGAAAGTGAGTTCGCCGAGTTGGTGAGCTTGCTGACCATCAACGAAACCTATTTTTTTCGCGAACCCGAACATATCAGCCTGTTCACCCAGACGCTCCTGCCTCGGCTTTTGGCCCAACGGGGAGGGACGCCGGTGCGCGTCCTGAGCGCGGGGTGCTCGACGGGCGAAGAACCCTATTCCCTGGCCATGGCCCTTCTGGAAACCCACGGCGAGGCGGCCCGCCATCTGGTGAGCATTACCGGGGCCGATATCGACCGGGTGGCGCTGGCCCGGGCCCGCGAGGGCCGTTATGGGACGTTTTCTTTTCGGACCCTGGAGGCCCACCGGCGGGCGCGCTTCTTCTCGCCCGAGGGCCGCATTGCGCCCGAGGTGGCTGCCATGGTCCACTTCACGACCTTGAATCTTCTGGCCCCCCCAGAGCCGGAAGAGACCGAGGGGTATGACATCATCTTTTGCCGGAACGTATTCATTTATTTTGAAACACCGACCCGGCGTACCATTTTAACGTATTTGCGACAGCGCTTGCGGACTCCTGGTTTTCTTTTGGTCGGACTGTCGGAAACCCTGGCCAATGATTTGGGGGTCCTGCCCTTGGTACAGGAGGATGGGCTTTTTTATTTCGAGATGCGTTCCCCCGTGCCGGCCACGGCCTCTACTCCCCTGGCGTCGCCCCCCCGCATGCCTGCCCCTGCCCTGCCCTCGCCGCTTCTGGCGCGGTCTGCCCCTTCTTTTTTTCCCCCGGCTCCGAAGACGCCCCTTGAGCCTGGGCGCCCGTCTTTGGCGCCCCCTCTCCCTTCGAGCCCCAGGGATCCGGTGCGGGAGGCGCGTCGGCTGATCCAGGACAAGAATCCGGCGCAGGCTCGGGCGGTTCTGGCGCCGGCCCTACGTGTGGCACCAGAGGGGGACACGTCGCTGCGCCTTCTTGATGCCTTTGCCCTCCTGCATTTGCGCGAAACCGACGCGGCCGAACGGGCCGCGGCCCGGGTTCTGGAGAGCAACCCTTGGTCGATCGAGGCCAGTCTGATCTTGGGGTTCGCGGCCAGAGCCCGGGGCAATACCCCCGACGCGGTCCGCTGGTTCAAGCAAGCGGTGTACGCCCGGCACAACTGCTGGGTGGCCCAATACTATCTGGGGGAAGCGCACCGCGCGGCCGGTGCCGATGAACTGGCACGACGCGCCTACCGCCTCGCCCTGGTTCATCTTGATGCCCACCCTGACCCCGATGGAGGGCTGGGCTTGCCGTTGGGACTGCCGGTCCGCGAGGTCCGCTTCTTGTGCGAGCGTCACGCCGCTCTGGCCGAAAAGAGGTAA
- a CDS encoding hybrid sensor histidine kinase/response regulator: MALDLSRFRARFVEEARDHLEQLDRGLAALEATPDDREALHALFRSAHTLKGSSRMLRLVPITEAAHTLEDVLGALRDASLSFTPDIGRLIRRGLDALAAQVDALAEGQTPAALDPALAKALGALGQAPSPSPSAGAPAPPPAPPPASVAPSSVAPLPSTASPETPPPSLPDPKLKTAETVRIPVSRLDDLIKLMGEVVSSQGRLHQRLADLKALERSWEQQDTQAGLHRIVRTLRDDVFAQDLLMRDLHARTLVLRMLPLAQVFEPAARLARDLAQSLGKEVVTQVSGMDIELDRHLLDRLSDPVVHLLRNAVDHGIEAPERRLSLGKPRHGTLRLTARQDGGFVSIDLADDGGGLPLEEIRAKALRKGLISADQALGDNDLVDLVFLPGFSTSAIITDISGRGVGMDVVKRTIVDDLQGTXTVETRPGQGTTITVRLPLSLAVMRILLVAAGGEVFGFTAQSVAALLSVPRARLLTVAERAAIVVENEFVPVVPLADLVGRPGERVHGDSLLLVVVRGRQEKLGLLVDSLIDEGDMVLKALPDTLRGLPLVGGLVTTGNDTLVSVLHAPALLDAARRQRSGADRAATRDAPSRPETQGLRVLVVDDSLNTREIERDVLEAHGYQVTLAEDGRDGLQKALAGEFDAVLTDVEMPAMDGFTLTASLRREERYQNVPIIIITSREKEEDKRRGIQVGADAYIVKGDFEQSSLVDTLKSLLG; encoded by the coding sequence ATGGCGCTCGATCTCTCCCGTTTCCGGGCCCGGTTCGTCGAGGAAGCCCGCGATCACCTGGAGCAGTTGGACCGGGGGCTAGCCGCGCTGGAGGCCACCCCTGATGACCGGGAAGCCCTCCACGCCCTGTTTCGCTCGGCCCACACCCTCAAGGGCTCGTCGCGGATGCTGCGCCTTGTCCCAATCACCGAGGCGGCGCACACCTTGGAGGATGTTTTAGGGGCCTTGCGCGATGCCAGCCTAAGCTTCACCCCCGACATCGGCCGCCTAATACGGCGTGGACTCGACGCTCTGGCTGCCCAGGTGGATGCCCTGGCCGAGGGGCAGACACCGGCGGCGCTGGATCCAGCCCTTGCCAAGGCTCTCGGAGCGCTGGGGCAAGCGCCCTCTCCTTCCCCTTCTGCGGGCGCCCCTGCCCCTCCCCCTGCCCCGCCGCCTGCCTCAGTCGCCCCCTCATCCGTCGCCCCCCTCCCGTCTACCGCCTCCCCCGAGACCCCGCCGCCCTCCCTTCCCGACCCCAAGCTCAAGACGGCGGAAACGGTGCGGATCCCGGTGTCACGCCTCGACGATCTGATCAAGCTGATGGGCGAAGTGGTGTCGTCTCAAGGTCGCCTGCACCAGCGCCTGGCCGACCTCAAGGCTTTGGAGCGGAGCTGGGAGCAGCAAGACACCCAAGCCGGCCTGCACCGTATTGTACGCACCCTGCGCGATGATGTGTTCGCCCAGGACTTGCTGATGCGCGACCTCCACGCCCGGACCTTGGTCTTGCGAATGCTTCCCTTGGCTCAGGTCTTTGAGCCGGCGGCAAGACTGGCCCGTGATCTGGCTCAGTCACTGGGCAAGGAGGTGGTCACCCAGGTCTCCGGCATGGATATCGAACTCGACCGCCACCTGCTCGACCGCCTGAGCGACCCCGTGGTTCATCTGCTGCGCAACGCGGTCGATCACGGCATTGAGGCACCCGAACGGCGCCTCAGTCTGGGCAAGCCCCGACACGGCACGCTGCGTCTCACGGCGCGCCAGGATGGGGGCTTTGTCAGTATTGATCTGGCCGATGACGGCGGAGGCCTGCCTTTGGAGGAGATCCGGGCCAAAGCCCTTCGCAAGGGCCTGATCAGCGCGGACCAAGCGTTAGGCGATAACGACTTGGTAGATTTGGTCTTTTTGCCGGGTTTCAGTACCAGCGCCATCATCACCGACATCTCGGGACGCGGCGTGGGCATGGATGTCGTCAAGCGTACCATCGTCGATGACCTGCAAGGCACACWCACGGTGGAAACCCGGCCGGGCCAGGGGACCACCATCACGGTGCGCTTGCCGCTGTCGCTGGCGGTCATGCGGATTTTGTTGGTGGCGGCGGGGGGCGAGGTCTTCGGCTTCACGGCCCAATCGGTGGCGGCCCTGTTGAGTGTACCGCGGGCGCGGCTTCTGACGGTGGCCGAGCGTGCGGCCATTGTGGTTGAAAACGAGTTCGTGCCCGTGGTTCCGCTGGCCGATTTGGTGGGACGTCCTGGGGAGCGCGTCCACGGGGATTCCTTGCTCTTGGTGGTTGTCCGCGGTCGTCAGGAAAAGCTGGGCCTCCTGGTAGATTCCCTGATCGATGAGGGGGATATGGTTCTTAAGGCCCTGCCCGACACCTTGCGCGGCCTGCCCCTGGTGGGAGGGTTGGTGACAACGGGCAACGATACTCTGGTCAGCGTGTTGCACGCTCCTGCTTTATTGGACGCGGCGCGGCGCCAGCGCTCCGGGGCCGACCGTGCGGCGACGCGAGACGCCCCTTCCCGGCCGGAGACCCAGGGCTTGCGGGTTCTGGTGGTGGACGATTCGCTCAATACCCGTGAAATCGAACGCGACGTCCTGGAAGCCCACGGCTACCAAGTGACCCTGGCCGAAGACGGGCGTGACGGCCTGCAAAAGGCCCTGGCCGGAGAGTTTGACGCGGTCCTGACCGACGTGGAAATGCCCGCCATGGATGGATTTACCCTGACCGCCTCCCTAAGACGTGAGGAGCGCTATCAAAACGTCCCCATTATTATTATCACATCCCGTGAAAAAGAAGAGGACAAACGTCGGGGGATCCAGGTCGGCGCCGATGCGTACATTGTCAAAGGGGACTTTGAACAGTCCAGTCTTGTTGATACTCTGAAGAGCCTGTTGGGCTGA
- a CDS encoding response regulator, whose product MRILVVDDDPLAGELVGAVLEDAGHDIVLAGNAMEALDALEAPDGKIPDLIISDMHMPVVSGIDLFRTLRDQNLDIPFLLLTGDDPAGLWAEEPRLTGCLMKDAALEDVLPQAVADLPNR is encoded by the coding sequence ATGAGAATTCTTGTTGTTGATGACGACCCACTCGCCGGAGAATTGGTGGGCGCTGTCCTGGAGGATGCAGGACACGACATCGTGCTGGCCGGCAACGCCATGGAAGCTCTCGATGCCCTGGAGGCGCCTGACGGGAAAATCCCGGACCTGATCATCTCCGACATGCACATGCCGGTGGTCAGTGGCATCGACCTGTTTCGCACCTTGCGCGACCAAAACCTCGACATCCCCTTTTTGCTGCTGACGGGTGATGATCCGGCCGGACTGTGGGCGGAGGAGCCGCGCCTGACCGGATGCCTGATGAAAGATGCCGCCTTGGAGGACGTCCTCCCCCAGGCCGTGGCGGATCTTCCAAACCGATAA
- a CDS encoding diguanylate cyclase produces MTTTRSPSLREKVRQLRRVFLDKLPDSLTEARRHLETLCQTPDDDDALEALCRLFHGVKGTAASFGLPRLSATAAQMETTLRLARDGDPGDGPSSRRERLTALLLALPALLDGFAQGIEDARRHPEALGVAPPAPDFERFSVVPRKDRKRIYVCDDEELQAEQLSAQLRCFGYAVSIFTTPESLRAAVLSVRPDAVVMDIIFPSGSSLGTDLIAGLRRDMRAPPPVVFVSSRRDFDARLRAVQAGGEAYFAKPIKAIDLVECLDGLTLSQEPDPYRVLVVDDEPEIATYHSFILEQVGMTTRLLHDPRQILETLNEFNPDLVLMDMYMPTCTGRDLSRLIRQVPEFISLPIVFLSSETDKVKQVSALRVGAEGFLTKPIQPEDLISAVALRAERMRTLRSLMVRDSLTGLFNHTFMLQFLESAISSARRDETKLCLVMIDVDRFKMVNDSYGHPVGDQVLVALARLFQQRLRTSDTVGRYGGEEFAVILQNVAPTDAKALIDDLRGDFAKIRFDTAGQEFNCTFSAGVAGFSGQETAHLLLERADRALYDAKREGRNRVLIAEDEHHDTMR; encoded by the coding sequence ATGACCACCACCCGCTCGCCCTCACTGCGCGAAAAAGTTCGTCAACTGCGACGGGTTTTTTTGGACAAGCTGCCAGACAGTCTGACCGAGGCCCGGAGACACCTGGAAACCTTGTGCCAGACCCCCGATGATGACGACGCCTTGGAGGCCTTGTGCCGCCTTTTCCACGGGGTAAAGGGGACGGCGGCGTCTTTTGGCTTGCCCCGTCTGAGCGCCACGGCCGCCCAGATGGAAACCACCTTGCGTTTAGCACGCGACGGGGATCCCGGGGACGGCCCATCCTCGCGCCGGGAGCGGCTGACGGCCCTGCTTCTGGCCTTGCCTGCGCTGCTTGATGGTTTTGCCCAGGGGATCGAGGACGCTAGGCGCCATCCCGAGGCCCTCGGGGTGGCCCCTCCCGCCCCCGATTTCGAGCGTTTTTCCGTGGTTCCGCGCAAGGACCGCAAGCGCATCTATGTCTGCGATGACGAGGAATTGCAGGCCGAACAACTAAGTGCGCAACTGCGCTGTTTTGGCTACGCGGTCAGCATCTTTACCACGCCCGAGAGCCTGCGCGCCGCCGTGCTGTCGGTTCGTCCCGACGCCGTGGTGATGGACATCATCTTCCCCTCGGGCTCCAGCCTGGGCACCGACCTGATCGCCGGCTTACGCCGAGACATGCGGGCACCACCCCCGGTGGTGTTTGTCTCATCGCGCCGGGATTTCGATGCGCGTCTGCGCGCGGTCCAGGCGGGAGGCGAAGCGTATTTCGCAAAACCGATCAAGGCGATTGATTTAGTGGAGTGCCTTGACGGCCTGACCCTCAGCCAGGAGCCCGATCCGTACCGGGTGCTGGTGGTCGATGACGAGCCGGAAATCGCAACCTACCACAGCTTTATTCTGGAGCAGGTCGGCATGACCACCCGCCTGCTCCACGACCCTCGGCAAATCCTGGAAACCTTGAACGAGTTCAACCCCGATCTGGTCTTGATGGACATGTATATGCCCACTTGCACTGGTCGCGACCTGTCGCGACTGATCCGTCAGGTGCCCGAGTTCATCAGCCTGCCCATCGTTTTTCTGTCGAGCGAAACCGACAAGGTCAAACAGGTCTCAGCCCTGCGGGTGGGAGCGGAAGGGTTCTTGACCAAGCCGATCCAGCCAGAGGACCTGATCAGCGCCGTGGCCCTGCGGGCCGAACGGATGCGCACCTTGCGCTCCTTGATGGTTCGCGACAGCCTGACGGGGCTGTTTAACCACACGTTTATGTTGCAATTTCTGGAATCGGCGATCAGCTCGGCCCGACGTGACGAAACCAAGCTCTGCTTGGTCATGATTGACGTGGACCGTTTCAAGATGGTCAACGACTCCTATGGGCATCCGGTGGGAGATCAAGTTTTGGTCGCCCTGGCCCGGCTGTTTCAACAACGGTTGCGAACGTCGGATACGGTCGGCCGGTACGGCGGCGAGGAATTTGCGGTCATCTTGCAAAACGTCGCCCCCACGGACGCCAAGGCCCTGATTGACGACCTGCGCGGTGATTTTGCCAAGATCCGCTTTGATACGGCCGGCCAAGAGTTCAATTGCACCTTTAGCGCCGGGGTCGCGGGCTTTTCCGGTCAGGAAACCGCCCACCTGCTGCTGGAACGGGCTGACCGGGCGCTGTACGACGCCAAGCGGGAGGGCCGTAACCGTGTTCTGATTGCCGAGGACGAACACCATGACACCATGCGCTGA
- a CDS encoding chemotaxis protein CheW: protein MTPCADAPPTLEAILARRQGGPATPVIDVNEPTLKMVVFGLERDLFALPGEQVREILPGTPAFFLPGCPSGVEGVLTVRGDVEPVVCLRTVLRYPPPPAGLGSRLLLAQAAGLRAGLRVDRVTDVMDLPASALHPPPATTNESLRPWVRGVFLADAKPVTVLDAEGVFQCLQPTET, encoded by the coding sequence ATGACACCATGCGCTGACGCCCCCCCCACCTTGGAGGCGATTTTGGCCCGGCGCCAGGGCGGGCCAGCAACCCCCGTGATTGATGTCAACGAACCCACCTTGAAGATGGTGGTTTTTGGCCTGGAGCGGGATCTTTTTGCCCTGCCGGGCGAGCAGGTCAGGGAAATTTTACCGGGGACTCCGGCCTTTTTCCTCCCGGGATGCCCGAGCGGGGTGGAGGGGGTCTTGACTGTACGCGGCGATGTCGAGCCGGTGGTCTGCCTGCGTACCGTGCTCCGCTACCCCCCGCCGCCGGCCGGGCTGGGATCGCGGCTTTTGTTGGCGCAGGCGGCGGGGCTGCGCGCCGGCCTTCGGGTGGACCGGGTCACGGACGTGATGGACCTCCCGGCAAGCGCCTTACACCCCCCCCCGGCCACGACCAATGAGAGCCTGCGGCCCTGGGTGCGCGGTGTGTTTTTAGCGGACGCCAAGCCGGTCACGGTTTTAGACGCCGAGGGTGTGTTCCAATGTCTCCAGCCGACGGAGACCTGA
- a CDS encoding TetR/AcrR family transcriptional regulator has translation MTTKERLIEAATREFADRGYHGATIQAIVYRAGANQAAVNYHFGNKAKLYEMVMRQAMARLIRFRDNPLADWLGAPDPLEALVRDLLSENLLPDGERALLHRLLAWEQLASSGIPGVQPVVMMDPHFRAVTALLAREVGCPADDPQVLVDAVWVIGQCNAFGRHNPLRSHLRPAPGNEERFFEETVALLVPRIRAGFALTRDPPRLAIPAE, from the coding sequence ATGACAACCAAAGAGCGTCTAATTGAAGCCGCGACGCGAGAGTTTGCCGATCGTGGCTACCATGGAGCGACCATCCAGGCCATCGTGTATCGGGCCGGGGCCAATCAGGCGGCGGTGAACTATCACTTTGGCAATAAGGCCAAGCTGTATGAAATGGTGATGCGTCAGGCCATGGCGCGTTTGATCCGCTTTCGTGACAACCCCCTGGCCGACTGGCTGGGTGCCCCCGATCCCCTGGAGGCCTTGGTGCGCGATCTCCTGAGCGAGAACCTGTTGCCCGATGGGGAACGGGCCTTGCTGCACCGCCTGCTGGCCTGGGAGCAACTCGCCTCGTCGGGGATTCCCGGGGTGCAGCCGGTGGTGATGATGGATCCGCATTTCCGGGCGGTGACGGCGCTGCTGGCCCGCGAAGTCGGTTGTCCGGCCGACGACCCTCAGGTGTTGGTTGATGCGGTCTGGGTCATTGGCCAGTGCAACGCCTTTGGCCGACACAATCCCTTGCGTAGCCATCTGCGCCCGGCGCCGGGGAACGAGGAGCGGTTTTTTGAGGAGACGGTGGCTTTGTTGGTGCCTCGGATCCGGGCTGGCTTCGCCTTGACCCGTGACCCCCCCCGGTTGGCCATTCCAGCCGAGTAA
- a CDS encoding EF-hand domain-containing protein translates to MNIEGASSLSYSLLAAITQNRSDAFSKLDSDSSGGVTLEELKTAGQNVPGGNNASSVEALFTQMDTDGNGEVSSSEFQTYQSSALSSDTTGSLLQAQEEAGNPLAQLMAALDTDDSGQVSEDEFTAAAGDEDSEAVAAAFDALDTDQDGALTTEELAAAAPPPPPPATETSASDESTETASSTTSSSDSSSDTSESTSASGGGGGGGGAVSASKTYDPLDTNKDGVVSEAERQAGAQSMIQRFIAAYTQASTVASTSSASAAVV, encoded by the coding sequence ATGAACATCGAGGGTGCAAGCTCCTTGAGCTACAGCCTCCTCGCGGCGATCACGCAAAACCGCAGCGATGCGTTCAGCAAGCTCGACAGCGATAGCAGCGGTGGAGTGACCCTGGAAGAGCTGAAAACCGCCGGGCAAAACGTGCCGGGCGGCAACAATGCCTCATCGGTTGAAGCGCTGTTTACCCAGATGGACACGGACGGCAACGGCGAAGTGTCGTCGTCCGAGTTCCAAACCTACCAAAGCAGCGCCCTTTCCAGTGACACGACCGGCTCACTCCTTCAGGCCCAGGAGGAAGCGGGCAATCCGTTGGCCCAGCTTATGGCCGCCCTGGATACGGATGACAGCGGACAGGTGAGCGAGGACGAGTTCACCGCTGCGGCCGGCGACGAAGACAGCGAGGCGGTGGCGGCCGCGTTCGACGCCCTGGATACCGACCAGGATGGGGCCTTGACCACCGAAGAGCTGGCGGCGGCGGCCCCGCCTCCACCGCCACCGGCGACCGAGACCAGCGCAAGCGATGAAAGTACCGAAACAGCCAGCAGTACGACGAGCAGCAGCGACAGCAGTAGCGACACAAGTGAGAGCACCTCGGCCTCGGGCGGCGGTGGTGGTGGCGGCGGCGCGGTGAGCGCCAGCAAGACCTACGACCCCCTGGACACCAACAAGGACGGGGTGGTCAGCGAGGCCGAGCGGCAAGCTGGCGCCCAGTCGATGATCCAGCGCTTTATCGCCGCCTATACTCAGGCGAGCACGGTTGCCTCGACGTCCTCGGCGAGCGCGGCCGTGGTCTAA